The Fervidibacillus albus genome contains a region encoding:
- a CDS encoding sugar ABC transporter substrate-binding protein: MKKIIYALLSLSLVFSLAACNSSDESGGDGGSNSEDQSITLAVWASSPAESNALEETVSSFEEKTGIDVEIEVIQDNFQDAITARFAAKNAPDVFYLDAYVAPKFIQSGVLLDITDDVEDSADFYQPLLNAFKGEDGNLYALPKDYSTLATYVNTDLLEQAGYSVEDVPSDWEGLVEFAKELQTKLEDGQAAMVFDGTMARHLSAFIASDLNPVKDDGMADFTSSQKALDYLQSIVDGQDDGYILSPQIDLGMDWSGAAFGASKAVIMIEGNWVLSALKQDYPDVNYTILPAPTVNGQQQTMIFTVGYAISKDTKNKDAALEFVNYMTGEGQQQWSEGSGTLPTRISVAEKMNLTEDPDLKEHVEGAKYGTPWTSGVTLPVISQSFDNQFQAALNGDLTVEEAMKAAEEEANAEIERQQ, encoded by the coding sequence ATGAAAAAAATCATCTATGCACTGTTATCTTTGTCACTCGTGTTTTCGTTAGCCGCATGTAATTCATCGGACGAAAGTGGTGGTGATGGAGGTTCGAATTCGGAAGACCAGTCGATTACATTAGCCGTTTGGGCATCTTCACCTGCCGAATCCAATGCTTTGGAAGAAACGGTCAGTAGTTTTGAAGAAAAAACGGGGATCGATGTCGAAATCGAAGTCATCCAAGATAATTTCCAAGATGCGATTACAGCTCGTTTTGCTGCTAAAAATGCTCCAGATGTATTTTATTTAGATGCGTATGTTGCACCGAAGTTTATCCAAAGTGGGGTTCTTTTAGATATTACCGATGATGTAGAAGATTCAGCTGATTTTTATCAACCGTTATTAAATGCATTTAAAGGTGAAGATGGAAATCTATATGCATTGCCAAAGGATTATTCGACGTTAGCGACCTATGTGAATACGGACTTGTTGGAACAAGCGGGGTATTCCGTTGAAGATGTTCCGTCCGACTGGGAAGGATTAGTTGAATTTGCCAAGGAATTGCAAACGAAATTGGAAGATGGTCAAGCTGCGATGGTATTTGACGGAACGATGGCGAGACATTTAAGCGCATTCATCGCTTCCGATTTGAATCCGGTGAAAGATGATGGGATGGCCGATTTTACATCGAGTCAAAAGGCACTCGATTACTTACAAAGTATCGTTGACGGTCAAGACGACGGCTATATTTTAAGTCCGCAAATCGATCTCGGGATGGATTGGTCCGGTGCCGCCTTTGGAGCGAGTAAAGCGGTTATTATGATCGAAGGAAACTGGGTGTTAAGTGCACTGAAACAAGATTATCCAGATGTGAATTATACGATTTTACCTGCACCGACAGTAAATGGTCAACAACAAACGATGATTTTCACCGTCGGATATGCTATATCGAAGGATACAAAAAACAAGGATGCCGCACTTGAATTCGTAAATTATATGACCGGGGAAGGGCAACAACAATGGAGTGAAGGATCTGGAACGTTGCCTACACGTATTTCAGTAGCAGAAAAGATGAATTTAACGGAAGATCCGGATTTAAAAGAACATGTGGAAGGTGCAAAATACGGAACGCCTTGGACTTCTGGTGTAACATTGCCCGTTATTTCCCAATCCTTTGATAACCAATTCCAAGCAGCATTGAACGGTGATTTAACCGTTGAAGAAGCGATGAAGGCAGCGGAAGAAGAGGCGAATGCCGAAATTGAAAGGCAGCAGTAA
- a CDS encoding carbohydrate ABC transporter permease, producing MSGKRKLLQGYTFMAPALIVIIIFTLVPIIYALYMMFFKVDLLAGTKTFVGFENYGKIFSDPKFWAAFKNTGEYVLIVVPIQTMIAMVLAALLNSKIQFNRVFLSIMFIPTLTSSSAMTLIFMWLFNNNGLVVNLIESLFGTKVQFITNPDLALAVIMIMNIFSTVPHFMIVFLSGLQDIPPVLYEAASIDGAGKVKQFFHVTVPQLMPVTFYVITMGVVGCFQIFDQAFILSNGSGGPQNSTLTFTLYIYQLAFTSNDMGRATAMAFILGIIIFMVTFIVNKLMKADQVNG from the coding sequence ATGTCAGGGAAACGGAAATTGCTGCAAGGTTACACATTTATGGCGCCAGCCTTAATTGTCATTATCATTTTTACGCTCGTGCCGATTATCTACGCCCTTTACATGATGTTTTTTAAGGTCGATTTGTTGGCAGGGACAAAGACGTTTGTCGGATTTGAGAATTACGGAAAAATTTTTAGCGACCCAAAATTTTGGGCTGCTTTTAAAAATACGGGTGAATATGTGTTGATCGTCGTACCGATTCAGACGATGATTGCGATGGTATTGGCCGCCTTACTGAACAGTAAAATTCAATTTAATCGCGTTTTTCTATCGATTATGTTTATTCCTACCCTTACTTCTTCGTCGGCGATGACGTTAATTTTTATGTGGTTATTTAATAATAATGGGTTAGTGGTGAATTTGATTGAATCGTTATTCGGTACGAAAGTCCAATTCATCACAAATCCGGATTTGGCACTGGCGGTAATTATGATTATGAATATTTTTTCCACTGTTCCCCATTTTATGATTGTCTTTTTATCCGGGTTGCAAGACATACCTCCAGTTTTGTATGAAGCGGCATCGATCGATGGGGCGGGAAAAGTTAAACAATTTTTCCACGTAACCGTTCCGCAACTTATGCCGGTTACGTTTTATGTCATTACGATGGGGGTCGTCGGTTGTTTCCAAATTTTCGACCAAGCGTTTATTCTTTCCAACGGCTCCGGTGGTCCGCAAAATTCGACGTTAACCTTTACGTTGTATATTTACCAATTGGCATTTACGAGTAACGATATGGGTCGGGCGACGGCGATGGCCTTCATATTGGGAATCATTATTTTTATGGTCACCTTCATCGTCAACAAATTGATGAAGGCAGACCAGGTGAACGGGTGA
- a CDS encoding carbohydrate ABC transporter permease, translating to MKKQNNILKTTVYTILILYGLLTLVPFLWSILTSFKTTAEISAGGTFFPEKWSFDGYETIFQSQFPTWVKNSLTVSLAVTILNVIFNTMAGYALARIPFKGRQFLFSMLLMFIMIPSQVTMIPLYIVISNLGLINSHFSIIFTTMINITYIFMMRQFFINFPRDVEEAAAIDGLTRFGTFFRIVLPNARASLATQAIFVFMGVWNEFMKPLLFISSPDKYMLTQGLNALSKQYMNATKWDVIMAGAIISIIPIFIIYIVLNKYFLKSNDQTAGIK from the coding sequence ATGAAAAAGCAAAACAACATATTAAAAACGACGGTGTATACGATTTTAATTTTATACGGTTTGTTAACACTCGTCCCATTTTTATGGAGCATTCTTACTTCGTTTAAAACAACGGCGGAAATTTCGGCCGGGGGGACATTTTTTCCTGAAAAATGGAGTTTCGATGGATACGAGACGATTTTCCAATCCCAGTTTCCGACATGGGTGAAAAACTCGTTAACCGTTTCCCTTGCCGTTACGATTTTAAATGTGATTTTCAATACGATGGCCGGTTATGCATTGGCACGAATCCCTTTTAAAGGTAGGCAATTTCTTTTTAGTATGCTATTGATGTTCATTATGATTCCTTCACAGGTGACGATGATCCCTCTTTATATCGTCATATCGAATCTTGGGCTTATTAATTCCCATTTTTCAATTATTTTCACGACGATGATCAACATTACGTATATTTTTATGATGCGGCAATTTTTCATTAATTTCCCTAGGGACGTAGAAGAAGCTGCCGCAATCGACGGTTTAACTCGATTCGGTACGTTTTTCCGCATCGTTTTACCGAATGCCCGGGCTTCCCTTGCTACACAGGCGATTTTTGTATTTATGGGCGTATGGAATGAATTTATGAAGCCGTTATTGTTCATTTCTAGTCCGGATAAATATATGCTTACCCAAGGATTGAACGCATTATCGAAACAATATATGAATGCGACGAAATGGGATGTCATTATGGCCGGGGCGATTATTTCCATCATACCGATCTTTATCATTTATATCGTATTAAATAAATATTTCTTAAAAAGTAACGATCAGACGGCAGGAATTAAGTAA
- a CDS encoding LacI family DNA-binding transcriptional regulator, with amino-acid sequence MATIKDVAKKAGVSIGVVSRAFNDYPDISEKTKEKILKIAKELNYTPNVVAKNLSSKRLMTIGMITSGIMDSDEKDSDNSIEAFKGVYTAVEESDYELAIYLIDSQKQRKKTYTQFCRERNIGGAILQGIRTDDSYFEELMSANIPCVLVDIEPVEKSNIIGSVSIDNRKAAREMADYLLKKNHRDIAIMAGIKEAYVNTVRLKGVFDAFLASGIPLPEERILYGNFREQDAYLVAKKYLEKEKPTAFLCFSDLMAIGVMKAIREAGYKIPEDISVTGFDGLVITEFTTPPLTTIKQNFFEIGYKSANLLKDIMEEDVTEQTKIIVDYEFIERESVKEIDKIEHV; translated from the coding sequence GTGGCAACGATTAAAGACGTGGCGAAAAAGGCTGGGGTATCCATTGGCGTCGTGTCTCGAGCGTTCAATGATTATCCCGATATTAGTGAAAAAACGAAGGAGAAAATATTAAAAATCGCCAAGGAACTCAATTATACACCGAATGTAGTGGCGAAAAATTTGTCTTCAAAACGGTTGATGACGATTGGTATGATTACTTCCGGCATTATGGATAGCGATGAAAAGGATAGCGACAACTCCATCGAGGCATTTAAAGGGGTTTATACAGCCGTAGAAGAAAGCGATTATGAACTGGCAATCTATTTAATCGATTCCCAAAAGCAACGGAAGAAAACGTACACGCAGTTTTGTCGGGAACGGAATATCGGTGGCGCTATTTTACAAGGGATTCGTACCGATGATTCGTATTTTGAAGAATTGATGAGTGCGAATATCCCGTGTGTGTTAGTCGATATCGAACCGGTTGAAAAAAGTAATATCATCGGTAGCGTGTCGATCGATAATCGGAAGGCTGCTCGGGAAATGGCAGACTATTTATTGAAAAAGAACCATCGGGATATAGCGATTATGGCAGGTATTAAAGAGGCATATGTGAATACGGTACGTTTGAAAGGCGTTTTCGATGCTTTCCTTGCCTCTGGCATACCTTTACCGGAGGAGCGAATTTTGTACGGAAACTTTCGGGAACAGGATGCGTATTTAGTTGCCAAAAAATATTTGGAAAAGGAAAAACCGACTGCTTTCCTCTGTTTTAGTGATTTAATGGCCATCGGTGTGATGAAGGCGATTCGGGAAGCGGGATATAAAATTCCTGAAGACATTTCCGTTACGGGATTCGATGGGTTGGTCATAACGGAATTTACGACACCACCGTTGACGACGATCAAACAAAACTTTTTCGAAATCGGTTATAAAAGCGCGAACTTACTGAAGGATATTATGGAGGAGGACGTAACAGAACAAACGAAAATCATCGTAGATTACGAATTTATTGAAAGGGAAAGTGTCAAGGAAATTGATAAAATTGAACATGTTTGA
- a CDS encoding Hsp20/alpha crystallin family protein, giving the protein MFDLTPFRKMSEDLFEQMAKSFNEVFEQNSGISPLSPGLYSFKTDVMEKEDAYYVVAELPGFTKDDITIEVEDNRLIIRAKRDEVAEEKDDKNKFIRKERRYGEFVRQFYVDDIDESGIKAKLENGILKLEIPKLQPSKPKRRTIDIE; this is encoded by the coding sequence TTGTTTGATTTAACCCCTTTTCGGAAAATGAGTGAAGATTTGTTTGAGCAAATGGCAAAATCGTTTAACGAGGTGTTTGAGCAAAACAGTGGCATTTCTCCACTATCTCCTGGATTGTATTCTTTCAAAACAGATGTGATGGAAAAGGAAGACGCTTACTATGTTGTGGCGGAACTACCTGGATTTACGAAAGACGATATTACGATTGAAGTGGAAGATAATCGGTTGATTATTCGAGCGAAACGGGATGAAGTAGCGGAAGAAAAGGATGACAAAAATAAATTTATTCGGAAAGAAAGACGTTACGGAGAATTCGTTCGCCAATTTTATGTGGACGACATTGATGAAAGCGGAATTAAAGCGAAATTGGAAAACGGAATATTAAAATTGGAAATTCCGAAACTGCAACCGTCGAAACCGAAACGGAGAACGATCGATATCGAGTAA
- a CDS encoding acylphosphatase: protein MIAHVIVSGRVQGVGFRYSVYQKALEQGICGWVRNLEDGTVELEIEGTKEALDNFLETIKTGLHLFIKITGMDVHYSNEEKGYRNFWIKYE from the coding sequence ATGATTGCCCATGTAATTGTCAGTGGACGTGTTCAAGGGGTCGGATTTCGGTACTCGGTTTACCAAAAGGCTTTGGAACAAGGAATTTGCGGTTGGGTCCGAAATTTGGAAGACGGGACGGTCGAGTTGGAGATCGAAGGTACGAAGGAAGCGTTGGATAATTTTTTAGAAACGATCAAAACTGGTTTGCATCTGTTTATTAAAATTACGGGGATGGACGTTCATTATTCGAATGAGGAAAAGGGGTATCGAAATTTTTGGATTAAATATGAATGA
- a CDS encoding LytR family transcriptional regulator codes for MLAKLQRSNRRKKRKWLRIVLLIAGLIVLSLGVYLFSLWRSVSNALDAMHQPIRETSEKRLEEISLKKSDPFSLLLLGVDEREGDRGRSDTMIVITVNPNTESMEMVSIPRDMRTEIIGRGTLDKINHAYAFGGVEMSIDTVENFFDIPIDYFIQVNMEGFKEIVDAVGGVTVENDLEFSYGGDYFPKGTVTLNGDEALNFARMRKGDSRGDFGRQLRQRQIIEAIIKEGASLKTLTNYGDILTALGNNVKTNLTFNEMVNIQKNYKNAAKDIEQHQIEGSGATIDGIYYYIVPDEERLALQTMLKEHLEIEQS; via the coding sequence ATTTTGGCAAAGCTTCAACGTTCAAACAGACGAAAAAAACGGAAATGGCTAAGGATTGTACTTTTAATTGCTGGGCTAATCGTTTTAAGTCTAGGCGTTTATCTGTTTTCCCTTTGGCGTTCCGTCTCTAATGCATTAGACGCGATGCATCAACCGATTCGGGAAACGTCTGAAAAGAGATTAGAAGAAATTTCATTAAAAAAAAGTGATCCATTTTCCTTACTTCTCCTCGGTGTAGACGAACGGGAAGGCGATCGAGGACGCTCTGACACGATGATCGTCATAACCGTTAACCCAAATACGGAGTCGATGGAAATGGTTAGTATCCCTCGGGATATGCGGACGGAAATTATCGGGCGAGGTACATTAGATAAAATTAATCACGCCTACGCTTTCGGGGGAGTAGAAATGTCAATTGATACGGTCGAAAACTTCTTCGATATTCCGATTGACTATTTTATTCAAGTAAATATGGAAGGATTTAAAGAAATCGTCGATGCCGTCGGGGGCGTTACGGTGGAAAATGATTTGGAGTTTTCCTATGGTGGTGATTATTTCCCAAAGGGGACGGTCACGTTAAACGGAGACGAAGCGCTAAATTTCGCCCGAATGCGAAAAGGTGATTCTAGAGGTGATTTCGGTCGCCAACTTCGACAACGACAAATCATCGAGGCGATTATTAAAGAAGGGGCGAGTTTAAAAACGTTGACGAACTACGGAGATATTTTAACTGCCCTCGGAAATAATGTGAAAACGAATTTAACGTTTAACGAAATGGTCAATATCCAAAAAAATTATAAAAACGCTGCAAAGGATATCGAACAGCACCAAATCGAAGGATCCGGAGCAACGATCGATGGCATCTACTACTACATCGTGCCGGATGAAGAAAGACTCGCATTACAAACGATGTTAAAGGAACATTTAGAAATCGAACAATCATAA
- a CDS encoding HD-GYP domain-containing protein codes for MDVKSAKWLAVGDRLAEDVPIEGEILKKDTILSLKQILSIQSSDRKYVKVFPRYFDDQDSLSTQSPINPVEVMFAKEQFYEFVFSNARKGRFHDLLEAKSDFLFLEDLFIHSMSNEYVKNLLFALKRWDRYSFDHSLDVFMIGSLWLYEKTSTKIESIGTGFLMHDIGKLKVPQDILMKKEKLTKEEFETVKNHSLYGEELLKKFGFSEISQHMAKYHHVRLDQTGYPEPIPDAIPWEVQMLMIVDVFSALTLDRPYRKAYSIKEAIEILHMGKGKFQPDLVKSFVQFIIEKEKSIEELR; via the coding sequence ATGGATGTAAAAAGTGCAAAATGGTTAGCAGTAGGCGATCGACTGGCAGAAGACGTTCCGATTGAAGGTGAAATTTTAAAAAAAGATACGATATTATCATTGAAACAAATTTTATCCATTCAATCGTCCGACAGAAAATACGTGAAAGTGTTCCCCCGTTATTTCGATGATCAAGACTCTTTGTCAACACAATCTCCAATCAATCCGGTCGAAGTAATGTTTGCAAAAGAACAATTTTATGAATTCGTTTTTTCAAATGCAAGAAAAGGACGATTCCATGACCTTTTGGAAGCAAAATCCGACTTTTTATTCCTCGAAGATTTATTTATCCATAGTATGTCCAACGAATATGTAAAAAATTTGCTTTTCGCTTTAAAACGATGGGATCGGTATAGTTTTGACCATTCTTTAGACGTATTTATGATCGGTAGCCTTTGGTTATATGAAAAGACATCCACAAAAATTGAATCGATCGGAACGGGATTTTTAATGCACGACATCGGTAAATTGAAAGTGCCACAGGATATTTTAATGAAAAAAGAAAAGCTTACGAAGGAAGAGTTTGAAACGGTGAAAAACCATTCCCTTTACGGAGAGGAACTTTTAAAGAAATTTGGCTTTTCCGAGATCTCCCAACATATGGCGAAATATCATCATGTTCGCCTCGATCAAACAGGCTATCCTGAACCGATTCCCGATGCGATTCCGTGGGAAGTACAAATGTTAATGATCGTCGATGTATTTTCTGCATTAACCTTGGACAGGCCCTATCGAAAGGCATATTCAATCAAGGAAGCTATCGAAATTTTACATATGGGAAAAGGGAAATTCCAACCAGATTTAGTGAAATCCTTCGTTCAATTTATTATCGAAAAGGAAAAGTCGATCGAAGAATTAAGGTAA
- a CDS encoding aspartyl-phosphate phosphatase Spo0E family protein, producing MKDVVNLNTDGSHIIREIENQRKKMNNLYKEEGYISHNVLKVSQELDKFIFEYQKKYTSRTDSH from the coding sequence ATGAAGGATGTGGTTAACTTGAATACTGACGGGTCGCACATTATCCGTGAAATCGAGAACCAAAGGAAAAAAATGAACAACCTGTATAAGGAAGAAGGATATATTTCACATAATGTGCTTAAGGTAAGCCAAGAATTAGATAAATTTATTTTCGAATATCAGAAAAAATACACCTCTAGGACCGACTCACATTAA
- a CDS encoding class D sortase encodes MQKWLKWLTVLFFSIGISLVGYSLFQIGKGKYNVEKRKIEAQELIEEVEENTEKTEEAEQVQVPEEIEFEEGDTVGLLYVPKLDKELPIIEGTDEEDLELGVGHYTGTAYPMQNDQIVLSGHRDTVFRNFDQLEIGDTFIIKLPYGIFEYEIFDTEIVPADDTTVIGRFSEENLTVTTCYPFYFLGNAPDRFIFYAKPLFEVD; translated from the coding sequence ATGCAAAAATGGCTCAAATGGTTGACGGTTCTCTTTTTTTCAATTGGAATTAGTTTAGTAGGCTATTCGTTATTTCAAATTGGTAAAGGGAAATACAATGTGGAAAAGCGAAAAATTGAAGCGCAGGAGTTAATTGAAGAAGTAGAAGAAAATACGGAAAAGACTGAAGAAGCAGAACAAGTACAAGTCCCAGAAGAAATTGAATTTGAAGAAGGGGATACAGTCGGCCTACTTTATGTGCCGAAACTCGATAAGGAGCTCCCGATCATCGAGGGAACGGATGAAGAGGATTTGGAATTAGGTGTCGGACATTATACCGGTACCGCTTACCCAATGCAAAACGACCAAATTGTATTATCTGGACATCGGGATACGGTTTTCCGCAATTTCGACCAATTGGAAATCGGTGACACGTTTATCATCAAGCTTCCATACGGGATATTCGAATACGAAATCTTTGATACGGAAATTGTCCCTGCAGACGATACAACGGTCATCGGTCGTTTTTCAGAAGAAAATTTAACCGTCACGACTTGTTATCCGTTTTACTTTCTAGGTAATGCACCGGATCGGTTTATCTTTTATGCGAAGCCACTGTTTGAAGTCGATTAA
- a CDS encoding glycosyltransferase family 4 protein, with translation MAQFFLPLFLSYLLTPLIILSAEKMDLMDKPNKRKVHFRDVPILGGLAIYMSFITGVFLFEPMHRIHQAVLLGSFIIMIIGVVDDLYELRPRTKFVGQLIAASVVIFLGQIQVDYVNLPFGGILDFEYLSIPITYLWIIGVTNAINLIDGLDGLSAGVSGIALIAMAGMAFVMKDGYVFVISLLLIGSILGFLPYNFYPAKIFMGDTGALFLGFMISVLSLLGFKNITFISFIVPILILGVPISDTFLAIIRRLVNKRPIFAPDQSHLHHRLIHAGFTHRQTVILIYAISSLFALFAFIFSMTTVWGSVILLLFILLLLELLIEKIGLIHQQYKPILRLIETVRMSRIKNR, from the coding sequence TTGGCCCAATTTTTTCTTCCGTTATTCCTATCGTACTTGTTGACGCCACTTATTATATTATCGGCGGAGAAAATGGATTTGATGGATAAACCGAATAAGCGAAAAGTCCATTTCCGTGATGTCCCGATATTAGGTGGGTTAGCGATTTACATGAGTTTTATCACCGGCGTTTTTCTTTTTGAACCGATGCACCGCATTCATCAAGCCGTCCTTCTCGGCAGTTTCATTATCATGATCATTGGCGTGGTGGATGATTTATACGAGTTAAGACCGCGTACGAAGTTTGTTGGACAATTGATCGCTGCCTCCGTTGTGATTTTTCTCGGTCAGATTCAAGTGGATTACGTGAATTTACCGTTCGGTGGAATTTTGGACTTTGAGTATTTGAGCATACCTATTACGTATTTATGGATTATCGGTGTGACGAACGCAATCAATTTAATCGATGGACTTGACGGTTTATCCGCAGGTGTTTCTGGCATTGCATTAATTGCGATGGCAGGGATGGCCTTTGTAATGAAAGATGGATACGTTTTTGTCATTTCCCTATTGTTAATTGGCAGCATCCTCGGTTTTCTCCCTTACAATTTTTATCCGGCAAAAATCTTTATGGGAGATACCGGTGCGTTATTTCTCGGTTTTATGATTTCCGTTTTGTCTCTGCTCGGATTCAAAAATATTACATTTATTTCCTTTATCGTTCCTATTTTAATTTTAGGTGTTCCCATTTCGGATACATTTTTAGCGATTATTCGAAGACTCGTGAATAAACGGCCCATTTTTGCACCAGATCAATCCCATTTGCATCATCGTTTAATACATGCAGGATTTACTCATCGACAAACGGTCATTCTCATTTATGCGATTAGTTCCCTGTTCGCTTTGTTTGCTTTTATCTTCTCCATGACGACTGTATGGGGTTCGGTAATCCTTTTATTATTCATTTTATTGCTTTTAGAATTGTTAATCGAAAAAATCGGTCTTATTCATCAACAATATAAACCGATATTACGATTGATAGAAACCGTTCGGATGAGCCGAATAAAAAACAGATAA
- a CDS encoding LCP family protein: protein MVKESRTEKRKRKKGKRRKKWLWILTPFLLLLTIVLIYGVHLATKIADVTNEAHVQLERGETSEMRVEPVYPGKDNFSVLFIGVDEREGETKSRSDVLILATFNKDDHSIKMLSIPRDSRVEIPGYYTTKINTAHFLGGVDLAVETVEAFLDVPVDYYVKLNFDAFIEIVDAIGGVTVDVPFTFTEMDSEDNADAITLYEGTQHLDGEEALAFVRMRKQDPLGDFGRNERQKQVIKAIIEESATFSSITKYDDIIDSIGENMTTNFTFQNIIALHPYASSIDSIESLKFEGQDTYIDGTYYFTINEDSRLEMSNLLKEHLGIEDTAAVE, encoded by the coding sequence ATGGTAAAGGAATCACGAACGGAAAAAAGGAAACGAAAAAAAGGAAAACGTCGAAAAAAATGGTTATGGATTCTTACGCCATTTCTTCTATTACTTACTATCGTTTTAATATATGGTGTGCACTTAGCAACGAAAATTGCAGATGTAACAAATGAAGCCCACGTGCAATTGGAACGGGGAGAGACGTCGGAAATGCGAGTCGAACCGGTTTATCCCGGGAAGGACAATTTTTCTGTTTTATTTATCGGTGTCGACGAACGGGAAGGCGAGACGAAAAGTCGATCGGACGTATTGATCCTTGCCACCTTCAATAAAGACGATCATTCCATTAAAATGTTGAGCATCCCCCGGGATTCGAGGGTCGAAATCCCTGGTTATTATACGACGAAAATCAATACAGCCCATTTCCTCGGTGGTGTGGATCTAGCCGTTGAAACAGTCGAAGCATTTCTCGATGTTCCGGTCGATTATTACGTTAAATTAAACTTCGATGCTTTTATTGAAATTGTCGATGCCATCGGAGGAGTTACCGTCGACGTACCGTTTACTTTCACGGAGATGGATAGTGAAGATAATGCAGATGCGATTACCCTCTATGAAGGTACGCAACATTTAGATGGGGAGGAAGCATTGGCCTTCGTACGTATGCGAAAACAAGATCCCCTCGGTGATTTTGGACGAAACGAACGGCAAAAACAGGTGATTAAAGCCATTATTGAAGAAAGTGCCACCTTTTCATCGATCACGAAATACGATGACATTATCGACAGTATCGGTGAAAATATGACGACAAATTTTACGTTCCAAAACATTATCGCTTTACACCCGTACGCCAGTTCCATCGACTCGATCGAATCATTGAAATTTGAAGGTCAGGATACGTATATCGATGGAACCTATTATTTCACCATAAACGAAGATTCTCGTTTGGAGATGTCTAATTTATTAAAAGAGCATTTAGGTATAGAAGACACAGCAGCAGTAGAATAA
- a CDS encoding YigZ family protein, giving the protein MRTNYLTVKGYGEHEIVIQKSRFIAYVNRAETEEEAQAFIQKIKKLNWNATHNCSAYLIGENDQIQKANDDGEPSGTAGVPMLEVLKKRNIKDTVVVVTRYFGGIKLGAGGLIRAYSRATSEGLDATGIVERKRMQIMHSTIDYPWLGKVENALRSSSYQIKNIDYLDKVRINTYIDFGQKQLFIDWMTELTNGQADIHAGETLYMEIPVK; this is encoded by the coding sequence GTGCGAACAAATTATTTAACTGTAAAAGGATACGGGGAACATGAAATCGTCATACAAAAATCCCGTTTTATCGCATACGTTAATCGCGCAGAAACGGAAGAAGAAGCACAAGCATTTATTCAAAAAATAAAGAAATTGAATTGGAACGCCACCCATAATTGTTCCGCCTATTTAATCGGCGAAAACGATCAAATTCAAAAGGCAAACGATGACGGGGAACCATCTGGAACGGCCGGTGTACCGATGTTGGAAGTATTAAAAAAACGAAATATAAAAGATACGGTCGTTGTCGTAACGAGATATTTCGGTGGAATTAAGCTCGGTGCCGGCGGGCTGATTCGTGCATACAGCCGGGCTACTTCGGAAGGGTTGGATGCAACGGGTATTGTCGAACGGAAACGGATGCAAATAATGCATTCGACAATCGACTATCCTTGGTTAGGAAAAGTGGAAAACGCCCTACGTTCCTCGAGTTACCAAATTAAAAATATTGACTACTTGGATAAAGTAAGAATAAACACATACATTGATTTCGGACAAAAACAACTGTTTATCGATTGGATGACGGAATTGACGAACGGACAGGCGGACATTCATGCGGGAGAAACGTTGTATATGGAAATCCCCGTTAAGTGA